Within the Sebastes umbrosus isolate fSebUmb1 chromosome 5, fSebUmb1.pri, whole genome shotgun sequence genome, the region ctggCGGCTACAGCgtactccctcaatactggaccaagtTCAacaattgttgtccccattagtcacttagacacaaaaacatggtaaaataggatccaggttgaaaaattccaaagttatcctttaattgGTGCAGCTTGTTACGGCTGAATGCCGACTTCAGCAATCGTGCCTAACAAGCAAATGTTGATGGATGCATTTccaattacaaaaaaagttgaGGTTTGATTTTTATTTGAACAAGGCATGTTACAGCCATgggtatttaatttgtaaactATAAAACAAGAAGGAAGCATCCTTTGACCATTTTTGTGGTAATATTATAAGTATGGGACAAAATTAGATAATTGGTTGAAATAGCAAACATTTTTGCAATCACAATATAACGAACGCCTGGAGGGACTTTACCCTTCTGACAGATATAAACATGATCCCTGCCCTGtacctgattggacaaacgcACCACACATTGGGGTCTCGTCTTTCAGTTTGTAAAACTGGAGCATCACCGCAGCTGACATGAGGGAAATCTATCTCACTGAAATTAGTTAGCCATGCTGTTGCTGAATCATGCTTTACTCTATATCATGTAACCATCTTCAGTAAGCATCCAGTCTAATACAATACGTGGCATGACTTTGAATATTAAGTGTGTTATGAGAGCGTTTGcctgtttaaaaaatgtataagaTATGTTAATTTCCGCAGACCTATTTTCCTGTATTTACCTGTATTTGTTCTGAAAAAATTGTTTAATTGAACATTCAAATTCATGCAGTTCTACATGTTTTCGCCCCTACTGCTCATCAGCAGCTGGAGCTGTTTATCATGTCATCATCAAAACTGTTTTTGAGCAGCCCCCTCTGTGCTTTTCTGATCATTAGGCCTCAAGTCTTCTTGCCGTATTGATGACAACCTTCATGGATTACTCTGACCATTTTAAAAGTAGAAACCAAAACTCTTGCACTGTCTTGACTAAATGTTGCTCAAAATAAGGATGTGATAACCCCAGAGGTCTGTTGATATCTCTGAGGAGAAGTCAGGGCACAACTGTAAGTAGACTTATCTCTGCCCCTGTGCAGCCAGGCATCTGAGAGCATAGAaatcaacatcatagcactatcTAAAGATAAGGTAGAAATTAATAACCTTTACACAGCCCATGCTCATGGACCATGAAAGACGTTCACCTCTACATCTGCTTTCACCTTCACCTCTGAGCAATATAAAAGCACATGTGGGCTACGTCATTAAGCTTATATGACAGTCTATGACAAACCCCGTTATATCTGAACGTGTCTGTGTGTCATACCAGATAATATATGCATGGTTGGTGTCACCTTTCATGATCATatcatatttattcatgtaCATGAGTAGCTTTCAAGCGTCACTAAGATATGTTGCGGGGAAATCTAATGCCACATGGATTACACTTTTATCAACATATCAGACACACAGAAAATATCTACAAAATGTTCACATCTAAAATgttgaattaattatttctaAATGATACAAATTGATGCAGCAGCTGCATCTGATTGAAGTGTTATTTCCGGATTTTGACTGTAATAAgcttcatttacatttattttcattaaatagaCTTAGATTTAGATATTCCTCTCCTTCTAGGTCagtttatatattattgttTGATTGACACTATTTTttgattaataaatgtttttgtccGTTTTTGTCGATATCATTTTTGTAAACCGTGCCctttgatttagtttttttacacAGCATTCATATGCACATGCACGCATTCCCCTTGGAGCATTCTGATGGCAACCGAATCCGCCACTTAAATGTAAAgaattggaaaaaaacacacacaatgtattACAATTTGCAGAATGTCATCTCAATGCCTTCAgtttctttcataaattaaaCTCCCAGTGATTTATAAGTATCCAGGACCTGCTTTCCAAAAATTTAGTCGCGAAAGACAAGCATTGCAATGAAAAAATTAAAGCAAAGCGGAGAGCAAGGCAGCGAAGCGTCTGCACAGGAGGATAAAGAGGACGTTTTTGTCATAACTGAATGGATCATTGGGTCCCTGGAACATTATTTAGGCTGTGTCCGAAATCACTTCCCTACTCCCTACTCACTAACTAGGGACTATGTAGAGGACGTGTGGACAGTGAGCTCATctacaaaattaaaaaacactttcagacACTTCTCAGGTCATTTGCCCTGCACCAGTAATTACGTCTCTGCTGTCGCACAATTAAAACACTAGATCAACGTCCGCTGGTGAACCATCCATCATAAATTCCGACAtcattttttgtaataaatacatacggGAAGCTATTTTGTTTAGTTGCCTCTTAgcaaaatgctctgagtgaatttaagtTCCCCTGGTAAGTAGTGATGCAGAGTATATgtgtagggcttttattttgaaaggtagGAACGGAAGGAGTAAAGCAGTTGTCAATGTGGGGGCAATTAGTGTATTTTCCAGTGGGCTACTTCCGGGTCTGAGTAGTGAAGTCagtgaggaagtgccttaaacttgacatttatctaacagccagcagggggcgactcctctggttgcaaaaagaagtctgattgtatagaagtctgtgagaaaatgagcctacttctctcttgatttattacctcagtaaacattgtaaacatgagtttatggtttcaatcgctaCTTTCAAGTCTtgttcaatacagcatgatgatcatttagtaaattatggtcccatttatgGTAAAAAAGACCTttaagcagggtatgctttagggcgtggctacctcgtgattgacaggtcgtgccacggtgttgtccagtctgggagttgtctgtgatttgtcttacaacgttaaccttttcacagtgcgTTTTCTGTCactgaaagttaattgtaacattttggttgcctaagaGTGCCTTGTTCAGAGttaggttgtacttagctccaccgtctTGTGTcacgtctggttgcaaaaaagccaaaatgccaaactcaaggctgcaaaaggcagtccacaaaccaatggatgacttcacggtgactacgtcctcttCTTATGCAGTCTATAGTATTTTctcaaatgaatgaatacaaagtactttgtggccgtttgtgttgtgttttgttgctctGACCCAACTCATGAATTTGCCTTAATcatgctgctctctctcctctcattcatctgacatttttccttcagcgcaatgcatgatggtatatAGTGCTTGGTTAGTGACCATCGATCGTACACTTCTTTtcacaatgcattgtgggatactttgagtccaCTATATGGGGATACGTTCGGACAGTAGGCTATTACAAAATGGCGAACTCTCTATAGAGTCTACTATATAGTGAGTCACTATGCAGGTATAGTCTACTATATAGTGAGTAATGAGTGGTTTCGGACACAgcccaagtttttttttctactatGTGACCCCAGAGGGCCTCCGTACTTGTTTGATACTCACACAACATTTTCGTGACCTGCCGGCGCCGTGCCTTCTGCTGCTGTGTTCGGATGTTACAGAAGCTATCCTGTCCAAAGCCCGTCTTCGCCTCCAGTGTCTGACGCATCTTCTCCTGCTTCAGCTGCAACCCAATGAGCAGGTAGAGAGCGCTGATGGTGAACATGGGCAGCATGAAAAATAGCAAGGTGGTCACCTGGATAGTCAGGTTGTAAATCCAGTGCGGTTTTACCAGCATACAGATCGCTGAGTCAGGGATCTCCACGGTTATGTTCCCAGCAGGGCCGGTGGAGCGATTGTGAAGGACGGCAATGCCATGCAGACTTGTGTTTGGCAAAGCACACAACACCGACACACCCCACACCGTAAGGATGACCCGCTTAGCATGGGTGCGCGTTACGACATACTTTGCGCGTAGCGGGTGCACCACAGCGATGTAACGCTCCACACTCAGCGCTGTCACGTTGAGGATAGACGCCAAGCAAACAGTCTCAAATATGAACGTTTTAAAGTAGCAGCCGCCCTTCCCCAGGAGGAAAGGGTAGTTCTGCCACAGCTCATACAGCTCTAATGGCATGCcgagcagcagcaccagcaggtcAGACACCGCCAGGCTGAACAAGTAGTAGTTTGTTGGCGTCCACATCACTTTGTTGCGTGCAATGACAGTGCACGTCAGCGCATTCCCCACCACTCCTACCAGGAAGATGACCAGGTAGTTGAGGCAGACGGGAAGGAACCAAGGAGATCGACGAGGCCCCAGATATTTCTCCAGGTACTCTTCCTCTGTCAGACATGCGTCATTCAGATCAATGTGGCTTCCGTTCACCACCGAGGTCAGATTGATACACTTTTCCCCCGGAGGACAAAGCCAACCACCTTTTTCAGCCATTAGATCAAAAGAGCAGTTATAAGCTGACATCCTGCTGAAGTGATCAGACTCGctctctgagaaaaaaaaagatgaaacagACATCAGTATTAAATGCCATTTTAGAGCAAAGGTTGTGAACACACATGAGAAAAATGTAAAGGTAATGAAATTTATAATCAAAATAGATTTCTAATCATGGTTGAGCAGATGAGCACAAATGAGTAAGGAATTGTTTCACATCTTGACATTATGTTTACTGACCAGTTTCGAAAAATCAGAATTAGATTAGCTATGACTGCTGTTTCTGCTAATGAGTTTTGAATTGACAATTTTGACAGTAAACAATAGGCTGAGTGATTGATTAAGGTTGAATTGCCATCTGTTTCCTGCCATTGTAGTAGAACTCAAAAACTTTCCTTCGGTGCTTCATTGAACACAAATATGCAGAATATTCTTGAAACTAATTGCAAAGTAACCATCAGAGGCATAACTTTGTTGATGCCAGTCAGCAGTCAGACACTctgtaaaatacagtaaatattgtTATGTTATCATTAAATCAATTTGTTTGATGAGAAAGGGGTCATTTGCAGGGCTAGTACTCGAGTCCGGTCTTGGTCTTGAGATCACTTTTTTGAAATCTTGCGCTTGTCTTGGATTTGTGCCTTGTTGGACTAGGACATGTCTTGGTCTCTGGCTTGGCTATTGAGAACTGGTCAAATTGTTTCTGGCTGCTGATTCAGGATCAGTTGTACAGACCTTTGCCTGATTTAACCAACATGATGCgtgaaaaaataatacatctccgcctcctcctcaACAAACCTGTAGAAACCTGTAACAGTCCTCAAACCTAAATTTTATGTATCGACTAGTTTGATGTTAGAAGATCGATTATTTCTGTAACTTCTTAATCACTATGTTTGCATTGGAAATACACTATTGCCTATTATGGTCTTGAACAGGACTCGGTCTCGACTTGGTCTCGACTTGGTCTCGACTGCCTTGGGACTTGGTCTTGATTGGACTTGGACTCGATTAACTTGGTCTTGACTACAGCCCTGGTCATCCATAGCGAGAAACTCACAGATAACACCTGACTGCAGTTTTCCTCCGCTCTAGAGCGTTTTAgagtctttcagctcattgttttgtttttacagccaACAGCTTTACTGTTCTGGTTTTGTGTTACAGCTCTAATTAAAATCATTTCAtcaaaaaaagctctaaaaaacaactgtaaactacctgcttgacaccaaacggcagacagacagggttagcgaactagctggtgaacactgaggagcatttagctgctaaagaaCCAGGTATTTTCCcctggagttggtggagaccaaaaaggAGAATGATTATTGGACTCACATTTGCCTGAAACAAGAAttctattttttctatttttgagAAAAGGGGGTTGGCAATTTCTTAAAACAGCTGGGTACTGTAggtttttagcaaacattactcaaacaggagtaaatagcgCATGTTTTAGGGACTATTTACGGctacagtctgtctttatggtaacgaaggaacatgtcaccagTGCTTCACATGttgctcattgatgtgtttttagtaaTTTTGCACAACAATGGAGTACTATGACACAGAGGAATGAGCTATTGTATATCAGGCTTCATGTACAATTTATTgttagttttggtcttttcatgggatttattgacaatgaaaaaaatatattattaaatgcATCATTTCACTTTAGCATTTCTTCAAACTGTCCAATAAGTAGAAATGTTTCACTGGCAAGAGGACGGGGAAATTGCAGTCAGAGGCTTTGTAGTAAGAGCACTTATAAAGACATGCAATACAAGGTCTTATGTGAGTCTTTATTCCATTACCTTGACAATGTAAAGCTCAGTGGGTGGTGAGCGGCCGTGGCGGGGGCTCTTTTCCTTCTGTGAGTCAGGTACATAATGAATGACAGCGTTCTGAGTTTGTCTCCCTTCTGGGAGACCCTTTCTATTAACTGTACAGTGTGTACTCAAAGCACTGAGTCACTCGGTTATAGTGGCCCATCATTGTAGATGTAATAGTATTATATCACTTCCTGCGAGGACACTACTTCTTCAGTTCGTTATATATCCAGAGCAGATTCACTGAGCCACGCATTGACACCTGGAGGTTATCCAGTACAAAGTCTGATCAGTTAACAGCTGGACTGCAATCTGTTTAATagtacattttgggaaatgggTGGAATCTGTGTAAAAAGGACAATTAGCTTTTTGGGGGGTCAGGGTTGAGGGGGTgttatgtgccagactatttcttcGCAAGGACCGGTTGCCAAGCAACCAGTAGAGACCCCAAATTACCATTCCCAGCCCAGATGTTTTCGGCACATAacggaaaaaaaatgtagttatgCACACTTTGGTCAAATACAGATTAAACACGTGAGATATAATATGTTATTTAGTGAACTTTAGAGCTGTCGGTGGGTGGATTTTTTAGATTTCCCTTTAGAGAGAACCAGACTAGCTTTCTTTAACCTTTAGGCCACTGCTTGTGCATTACAGTGGCATATCAGCAAATTTTCATCGTCAGCAGTATGTCCTTGAGGTGTACTGTACCTGCTGTTCAAAGGAACACACATCAGAAAGCAGTGATATATTACATCTATGGAGGCTTTTGAAGTTCCAGTTGGAGGAAAGTAATTtggtaataattatattccagcGTGAAGGGCTTTATAGGAACTTGGAGAagattaaagttaaaaacatCCGTCATGTTGATAATTCCATCATTAAATGGAAAGGATTTTTGATATATTATTGATTTGTAAGTTAATAACATAAGAATGTTTGATGAAATGCTTACAGTGGCGCTTCTGTTGCTTCTGGCAAACTTGAGCTGATGTAGGAGAAAAAGGAACTAGTCAGTTAGCTGAATATTAA harbors:
- the nmur1a gene encoding neuromedin-U receptor 1 yields the protein MSAYNCSFDLMAEKGGWLCPPGEKCINLTSVVNGSHIDLNDACLTEEEYLEKYLGPRRSPWFLPVCLNYLVIFLVGVVGNALTCTVIARNKVMWTPTNYYLFSLAVSDLLVLLLGMPLELYELWQNYPFLLGKGGCYFKTFIFETVCLASILNVTALSVERYIAVVHPLRAKYVVTRTHAKRVILTVWGVSVLCALPNTSLHGIAVLHNRSTGPAGNITVEIPDSAICMLVKPHWIYNLTIQVTTLLFFMLPMFTISALYLLIGLQLKQEKMRQTLEAKTGFGQDSFCNIRTQQQKARRRQVTKMLFVLVVVFAICWAPFHTDRLMWSFINDWTDNHIEIFQYVHIISGVFFYLSSAVNPILYNLMSTRFREMFKEVMCHRPHHIAPRKHSLSVTRVTLRSTLSDAPPSNGAAVVETEAEDEVKMRDETCFSC